One window of the Zea mays cultivar B73 chromosome 3, Zm-B73-REFERENCE-NAM-5.0, whole genome shotgun sequence genome contains the following:
- the LOC103652574 gene encoding cytochrome P450 72A15, which yields MAIAALELLYVLGSLVALRLAWQVLEWGWLSPRRLGRALRAEGLRGTAYRFPAGDAKDEERLLAAARAKPMPSLSHAISARVGPLVHNAIHEHGKISVVWIGPTPKVILSDPKLVREVLSKSSKFGDFQKPKLPSHFIKLIAQGLTVHEGEKWAIHRKIIRSAFLVEKLKEMLPAFTACTGELMGRWEESMGCDGAREIDVWPEMQDLTGDAISRAAFGSSLIEGRRIFRIQAEQIKIANEMTNLYIPGYTYLPTKPNRRIKANAREVEALLRGIITKRETAMKNGHADDSDLLGKLMQSNVEEAHGGGGSSKPMMTMEDIIGELKLFYFAGMETTSALLAWTLIVLSMHPEWQDRAREEVLEVFGKNEPNINGTNSLKVVTMVLYEVLRLYPPIIDLERQTWKEMELGGVRYPPGVTLLLPILAIHHDPDLWGEDVDQFRPERFADGISKASRDTPAFFPFGWGPRICVGQNFALLEAKVALAMLLQRFSFGLSPSYTHAPFSVSTVQPEHGAQIVVKKI from the exons ATGGCGATTGCTGCATTAGAGCTGCTCTACGTGCTGGGAAGCTTGGTGGCGCTACGGCTGGCATGGCAGGTGCTGGAGTGGGGCTGGCTGAGCCCGCGGAGGCTGGGCCGGGCGCTGCGGGCCGAGGGCCTCCGCGGCACGGCGTACCGCTTCCCGGCCGGCGACGCCAAGGACGAGGAGCGTCTCCTGGCGGCGGCGCGGGCCAAGCCGATGCCTTCGCTCTCGCACGCGATCAGCGCTCGGGTGGGCCCGCTCGTCCACAACGCCATCCACGAACACG GTAAAATTTCGGTTGTCTGGATCGGGCCTACCCCGAAAGTGATCCTCAGCGACCCCAAGCTAGTCCGGGAAGTGCTGTCCAAGTCCAGCAAGTTCGGGGACTTCCAGAAACCCAAGCTGCCCTCCCACTTCATCAAGCTGATCGCCCAGGGGCTGACGGTTCACGAAGGTGAGAAGTGGGCGATCCATCGGAAGATCATCAGGTCTGCTTTCCTTGTCGAGAAGCTGAAG GAAATGCTGCCGGCTTTTACTGCCTGCACCGGCGAGCTGATGGGTCGATGGGAGGAATCGATGGGGTGCGACGGCGCGCGCGAGATAGATGTCTGGCCGGAGATGCAGGACCTCACCGGCGACGCCATCTCCCGCGCGGCGTTCGGTAGCAGCTTGATCGAAGGGAGAAGGATCTTCCGGATACAGGCCGAGCAAATCAAGATCGCCAACGAGATGACAAACCTATACATCCCGGGTTACAC CTACCTACCAACCAAGCCGAACAGAAGGATCAAGGCAAACGCACGCGAGGTCGAAGCGCTGCTGAGAGGCatcatcaccaagcgggagaccgcCATGAAGAACGGCCATGCCGACGACAGCGACCTGCTCGGCAAGCTAATGCAGTCCAACGTTGAAGAGGCCCATGGAGGCGGAGGAAGCTCCAAGCCGATGATGACCATGGAAGACATCATCGGCGAGCTCAAGCTGTTCTACTTCGCCGGGATGGAGACGACCTCGGCGCTGCTCGCGTGGACACTGATCGTGCTCAGCATGCACCCCGAGTGGCAAGACCGCGCGAGGGAGGAGGTCCTGGAGGTGTTCGGGAAGAACGAGCCCAACATCAATGGCACAAATAGTTTAAAAGTG GTGACCATGGTTCTATACGAGGTCCTTAGGCTGTACCCACCGATCATAGATCTTGAGCGGCAAACGTGGAAGGAAATGGAGCTGGGAGGGGTCAGGTACCCACCCGGAGTGACACTTCTGCTGCCGATACTGGCCATTCACCATGACCCGGACCTGTGGGGAGAAGACGTGGACCAGTTCAGGCCGGAGAGGTTTGCCGACGGCATATCCAAGGCGTCCAGAGACACGCCGGCGTTCTTCCCCTTCGGCTGGGGGCCGCGGATCTGCGTCGGCCAGAACTTCGCGCTGCTGGAGGCCAAGGTAGCGCTGGCCATGCTGCTGCAACGCTTCTCGTTTGGGCTCTCGCCGTCCTACACGCACGCGCCGTTCTCCGTCTCCACCGTGCAGCCGGAACACGGGGCGCAGATCGTGGTCAAGAAAATTTAA